The Solibacillus sp. FSL R7-0682 genome includes a window with the following:
- a CDS encoding fatty acid desaturase family protein encodes MASKDVEKTKQLRKEVAPFAKSETRLSIQQLINTLLPLLLIWGAGYVLLPYSPWYTALCSVIASGFVVRTFIIFHDCTHGSFFKSKKANDIIGNISGILTSFPYEKWKREHTIHHATSSNLDKRGIGDIDMLTVDEYLEKSKLGRLGYRLYRNPLVMFGLGPLFMVLVLNRFNRKDAKRKERLNTYFTNIVLLVVCTTLILIFGWTTFLLVHGLTLFIAGSMGIWLFYIQHTYEDSYFEVDTEWDYVKAAVEGSSYYKLPKLLQWITGNIGFHHVHHLSPRVPNYKLEDAHESIKPLQKATTITLKTSLESIRYKLYDPENYRFVTFKEATKSELSRIGRKTSIVK; translated from the coding sequence ATGGCTAGTAAAGATGTAGAAAAAACAAAACAATTGCGTAAAGAAGTTGCTCCTTTTGCAAAATCTGAAACGCGTTTAAGTATTCAACAGCTAATAAATACACTATTACCTTTATTATTAATCTGGGGAGCGGGCTATGTGCTACTACCTTATTCTCCATGGTATACAGCTTTATGTAGTGTAATTGCTTCAGGCTTTGTTGTTCGTACATTTATTATTTTCCATGACTGTACACATGGCTCATTTTTCAAAAGTAAAAAAGCAAATGATATTATCGGGAATATTTCAGGAATTTTAACGTCATTCCCTTATGAAAAATGGAAGCGTGAGCATACGATTCACCATGCAACAAGTTCGAACTTGGATAAGCGTGGAATTGGCGATATCGATATGTTAACAGTTGATGAGTATCTTGAAAAATCTAAGCTTGGTCGCTTAGGTTATCGACTTTATCGCAATCCACTTGTAATGTTCGGCTTAGGACCGTTATTTATGGTATTAGTGTTAAACCGTTTTAATCGCAAGGATGCGAAGCGTAAAGAACGATTAAATACGTACTTTACGAATATCGTACTTCTTGTAGTTTGTACGACTTTAATCTTAATTTTTGGTTGGACAACTTTCTTATTAGTACACGGGCTTACATTATTTATCGCGGGCTCAATGGGAATTTGGTTGTTCTACATTCAGCATACGTATGAGGATTCATATTTTGAAGTGGACACAGAATGGGATTATGTGAAGGCAGCAGTTGAAGGAAGTTCTTATTATAAACTACCAAAATTGCTCCAATGGATCACAGGGAATATTGGCTTCCACCATGTTCACCATTTATCGCCTCGTGTACCGAACTATAAATTAGAAGATGCACATGAATCGATTAAACCACTACAAAAGGCGACAACGATTACATTAAAGACAAGCTTAGAATCAATTCGTTATAAATTATATGATCCAGAAAACTATCGTTTTGTCACATTTAAGGAAGCGACAAAATCAGAACTTTCACGCATAGGTCGTAAAACATCTATTGTAAAATAA
- a CDS encoding bifunctional homocysteine S-methyltransferase/methylenetetrahydrofolate reductase has translation MGLLEDLKTKVLTADGAIGTLLYSYGLDYCHEEMNIARPEIIEKIHSDYIAAGADIIQTNTYGANAIKLARYGFEGRVQEFNKAAIEIAKAAAAPGGQYVLATIGGIRGIRKSDATLEEILRAFKEQVDVLLVGEPDGFLLETYYDFEELSHSVHLLRSLTDLPIIAQVTMQEPGVLLNGQSLNEALHDLERLGADIVGSNCRLGPFHTIQAFEGVNLPQNAYLSAYPNASLLDVEDGRVVYESEADYFARAAVELVEQGVRLIGGCCGTTPKHIAALKARLANVEPITTKEKLLGRTEFVRQAEPRKQEPLHEKAKRERSVIVELDTPRHLEIDGFVEGAKQLARAGADVVMMADNSLASPRISNIAMAAILKEHGIRSLPHLTCRDRNLIGLQSHLMGLDALELHDILVVTGDPTKVGDFPGATSVYDVSSMELISLIKQLNKGGSFTGKSLRKQANFSVAAAFNPNVRVLARAVARLEKKIEHGADYFISQPVYSKEKIVEIYEETKHLETPIYIGIMPLTSSRSAEFLHHEVPGIKLSDEVLARMAACGEDKEAATAEGIAIAKELLDTACQYFNGIYLITPFLRYDMTLELMDYVKQLDANKKGVHINV, from the coding sequence ATGGGATTACTGGAAGATTTAAAGACAAAAGTGTTAACAGCGGACGGTGCAATCGGAACATTATTATATTCTTACGGACTGGATTATTGTCATGAAGAAATGAACATTGCACGTCCAGAAATTATTGAAAAAATCCATAGTGATTACATTGCAGCAGGTGCAGATATTATTCAGACGAATACATATGGTGCTAACGCAATCAAATTAGCGCGCTATGGTTTTGAGGGACGTGTGCAGGAGTTTAATAAAGCGGCTATTGAAATTGCCAAAGCTGCGGCAGCTCCAGGAGGACAGTATGTATTAGCGACAATTGGTGGAATTCGAGGTATCCGAAAAAGTGATGCAACATTGGAGGAGATTTTAAGGGCTTTCAAAGAGCAGGTGGATGTGTTACTTGTTGGTGAACCAGATGGATTTTTATTAGAAACGTATTATGACTTTGAAGAATTATCACACAGTGTGCATTTATTGCGTTCATTAACAGACTTACCAATTATTGCACAAGTAACAATGCAGGAACCTGGCGTTTTGTTAAATGGTCAATCGCTGAATGAGGCACTACATGACTTAGAGCGCCTAGGTGCAGATATTGTGGGTAGCAACTGTAGACTCGGCCCATTTCATACAATTCAAGCCTTTGAAGGAGTAAATTTACCGCAAAATGCGTATTTATCTGCCTATCCAAATGCCTCGTTATTGGACGTAGAAGATGGCCGTGTTGTGTATGAATCCGAAGCAGATTACTTTGCCCGTGCAGCAGTTGAACTAGTAGAGCAAGGTGTTCGTTTAATTGGTGGCTGCTGTGGTACAACGCCAAAGCATATCGCAGCGTTAAAGGCACGCTTAGCAAATGTAGAGCCAATTACGACAAAAGAAAAATTACTAGGACGCACAGAATTCGTTCGTCAAGCAGAGCCGCGAAAGCAAGAGCCGCTCCATGAAAAAGCGAAGCGTGAGCGTTCTGTTATTGTAGAATTAGATACCCCACGTCATTTAGAAATTGATGGCTTTGTGGAAGGGGCAAAGCAGCTAGCGAGAGCAGGAGCAGATGTTGTGATGATGGCGGATAATTCCCTCGCATCGCCGCGCATTAGTAATATTGCAATGGCCGCGATTTTAAAAGAGCATGGAATCCGGTCCCTCCCACATTTAACATGTCGTGATCGGAATTTGATCGGCTTACAATCGCATTTAATGGGACTTGATGCACTTGAATTACATGATATTTTAGTTGTGACAGGTGACCCAACAAAGGTTGGGGACTTCCCTGGAGCGACGAGTGTATATGATGTGTCATCCATGGAGCTCATTTCATTAATTAAGCAATTAAATAAAGGTGGTTCGTTTACAGGTAAATCATTACGGAAGCAGGCGAATTTCTCAGTTGCTGCTGCGTTCAATCCTAATGTACGAGTACTTGCCCGTGCAGTAGCGCGCTTAGAGAAAAAAATTGAGCACGGTGCGGATTACTTCATTTCACAGCCAGTCTATTCAAAGGAAAAAATTGTAGAAATTTATGAGGAGACAAAGCATTTAGAAACGCCAATTTATATTGGAATTATGCCGCTTACTTCATCAAGAAGCGCAGAATTTCTCCATCACGAGGTGCCAGGTATTAAATTGTCTGATGAAGTACTAGCAAGGATGGCCGCGTGCGGTGAGGATAAGGAAGCCGCGACTGCAGAAGGAATCGCGATTGCAAAAGAATTACTAGACACAGCATGCCAATATTTCAATGGAATTTATTTAATTACACCGTTTTTACGTTACGATATGACACTCGAATTAATGGATTACGTAAAACAATTGGATGCCAACAAAAAAGGAGTACACATAAATGTTTAA
- a CDS encoding proline dehydrogenase family protein, with translation MALRDFFIALSENQTLSNTAQKYGLKLGAQSVVAGTTIPEVMESIKQLNAQGISCTVDNLGEFVFEEAEATKAKEEILTIIEAIHAEGVDAHISLKPSQLGLDIDIDFCYDNLREIVERAYEYGIFVNFDMEDHKRLQPSFDMLEELAKSFDNVGTVIQAYFHRAKDDIEQFKEYRLRIVKGAYKETADIAYQDKLDIDINFIELIEYHLAHGGFTSIATHDHNIIKHVKYFVEEYDIPKDKFEFQMLYGFRKDLQLELAREGYQVCVYVPYGKDWYGYFMRRLAERPQNLNLVTKQVFNNKTNTLLAVAAGAFVLGRLTKKK, from the coding sequence ATGGCACTACGCGATTTTTTCATTGCATTATCTGAAAACCAAACTCTTAGTAACACTGCACAAAAATACGGGCTTAAGCTTGGTGCACAAAGTGTTGTCGCAGGTACAACAATTCCTGAAGTAATGGAAAGCATTAAACAATTAAACGCTCAAGGAATCTCTTGTACAGTCGACAATTTAGGTGAATTCGTGTTTGAAGAAGCCGAGGCAACGAAAGCTAAAGAAGAAATTTTAACAATAATTGAAGCAATTCATGCAGAAGGCGTTGATGCACATATTTCATTAAAACCATCTCAGCTTGGCTTAGATATTGATATCGATTTTTGCTATGACAACTTACGTGAAATCGTTGAGCGCGCCTATGAATACGGCATCTTCGTCAACTTTGATATGGAGGATCATAAGCGTCTCCAACCATCATTTGATATGTTAGAAGAATTAGCAAAATCATTCGATAACGTCGGTACAGTCATCCAAGCGTATTTCCATCGAGCAAAGGATGACATCGAGCAATTTAAAGAGTATCGTCTACGTATCGTAAAAGGTGCATATAAAGAGACTGCTGACATTGCATATCAAGACAAACTAGATATTGATATTAACTTTATCGAGCTCATTGAATACCATTTAGCGCATGGTGGCTTCACATCGATCGCAACCCATGATCATAACATCATTAAACACGTGAAATATTTTGTTGAGGAATATGATATTCCAAAGGATAAATTTGAATTCCAAATGCTTTACGGCTTCCGTAAAGACTTGCAGCTGGAATTAGCTCGTGAAGGTTATCAAGTTTGTGTGTATGTTCCTTACGGTAAGGATTGGTATGGCTACTTCATGCGTCGTTTAGCCGAACGTCCACAAAACTTAAACCTCGTAACAAAGCAAGTGTTCAACAATAAAACGAACACACTTCTTGCCGTTGCAGCAGGTGCCTTCGTTTTAGGTAGATTAACAAAGAAAAAATAA
- a CDS encoding ABC transporter permease translates to MTYTSLSLTLLFVFIPLILSKTLKLGLERDTIIATVRSVIQLLAVGYLLNFIFESESILYIILMISLMIVAATLNARKKGKDIPGITWKLIVTLLSVETVIMGVLLGLQIIPATANFIIPISGMMIGNSMVLSILFLNRFKAEIDANEDAIELILSLGGTPKQAIHQQLINAIKASMIPTVEAQKTIGLVQLPGIMSGQIIGGANPIQAVQFQILIIFALLTCATLSSIILGFLVYPTLFNERMQKLKVIEK, encoded by the coding sequence ATGACGTATACTTCGTTGTCATTAACATTATTATTCGTCTTTATCCCACTTATTTTATCGAAAACATTAAAACTTGGATTAGAGCGTGACACCATTATCGCTACAGTACGCTCGGTAATCCAGCTTCTCGCAGTCGGATATTTACTGAACTTCATTTTTGAATCAGAAAGTATTTTGTATATCATACTAATGATTTCATTAATGATTGTTGCAGCTACATTAAATGCGCGCAAAAAGGGAAAAGATATACCAGGTATTACGTGGAAGCTAATCGTCACATTATTATCAGTAGAAACGGTCATTATGGGTGTGCTTCTCGGATTACAAATCATCCCTGCAACAGCAAATTTCATTATTCCAATTAGTGGGATGATGATTGGCAACTCAATGGTCCTGTCTATCCTATTTTTGAATCGATTTAAAGCTGAAATTGATGCGAATGAAGATGCCATCGAGCTTATCTTATCCCTTGGTGGCACACCGAAACAGGCCATCCATCAGCAGTTAATAAATGCGATCAAAGCAAGTATGATTCCAACAGTTGAAGCGCAAAAAACGATTGGACTTGTCCAATTACCAGGTATTATGAGCGGGCAAATTATTGGTGGGGCGAATCCTATTCAAGCTGTACAGTTTCAAATCTTAATTATTTTCGCTTTGCTAACCTGCGCAACACTTTCATCCATCATATTGGGCTTTTTAGTATATCCAACTTTATTTAATGAACGTATGCAAAAGTTAAAAGTAATTGAAAAATGA
- a CDS encoding GNAT family N-acetyltransferase, which translates to MIRQATAADIPTILEIFNDNIVNSTAIYMYKEQTIKQRMEWFEKKQQAGEPLFVYEDNGEVAGYATYGPFRAYPAYQYTVEHSVYVHKNHYKKGIASKLMSGLIEYATKQEVKTMVGCIDKDNEPSIRIHEKLGFTYSGTIRNAGYKFNRWLDLVFYQLDLQGPTEPKEN; encoded by the coding sequence ATGATTCGACAAGCCACTGCTGCGGATATCCCGACAATTTTAGAAATTTTTAATGATAATATTGTAAATTCAACGGCAATTTATATGTATAAAGAACAAACAATAAAACAGCGTATGGAGTGGTTTGAAAAGAAGCAACAGGCAGGAGAACCTCTCTTTGTGTATGAAGATAATGGAGAAGTTGCGGGATATGCGACATATGGTCCGTTCCGTGCATATCCAGCCTATCAATATACAGTAGAGCACTCGGTTTATGTGCATAAAAACCATTACAAAAAAGGCATAGCGAGTAAATTAATGTCTGGGCTAATCGAATATGCAACGAAGCAGGAAGTAAAAACGATGGTTGGATGTATCGATAAAGACAATGAGCCGAGTATACGTATTCATGAAAAGCTAGGTTTTACATATAGTGGAACAATTCGAAATGCGGGTTACAAATTTAATCGTTGGCTGGACCTTGTCTTTTATCAGCTTGATTTACAAGGACCAACGGAACCAAAAGAGAATTAG
- a CDS encoding response regulator transcription factor, whose product MIRIVIAEDQGMLLGAMKSLLSMEDDIEVVGLAKNGEEAVKMVNDLQPDICIMDIEMPIKTGLDAAEALRGSNCKIIILTTFARPGYFERARKAGVRGYLLKDSPIEELVNSIRVIMDGRRIYAPELVDFVYEDDSENPLTDRESQVLELVAEGKTTKEIAAELFLSAGTVRNYISTILDKLGVGNRIEAIARFKEKGWNK is encoded by the coding sequence ATGATTCGAATAGTCATAGCAGAGGACCAGGGAATGCTACTTGGTGCGATGAAATCTTTATTAAGTATGGAAGATGATATAGAGGTAGTGGGCCTTGCTAAAAACGGAGAAGAAGCGGTCAAAATGGTCAATGACTTGCAACCAGATATTTGTATTATGGATATCGAAATGCCTATTAAAACAGGATTAGATGCAGCAGAAGCGTTAAGAGGAAGTAACTGTAAAATTATCATTTTAACAACTTTTGCTCGACCGGGCTATTTTGAACGTGCCCGAAAGGCTGGTGTTAGAGGTTACTTATTAAAAGATAGTCCAATTGAGGAGCTTGTAAATTCAATACGAGTAATAATGGACGGGCGTAGAATTTATGCGCCGGAGCTTGTAGATTTCGTCTATGAAGATGATAGCGAAAACCCACTAACAGATCGAGAAAGCCAAGTGCTAGAGCTTGTCGCAGAAGGAAAAACGACAAAAGAAATTGCGGCAGAGTTATTTTTATCAGCCGGCACTGTGCGGAACTATATTTCTACAATATTAGATAAGCTTGGGGTCGGTAACCGTATTGAAGCGATTGCTCGCTTTAAAGAAAAGGGCTGGAATAAATAA
- the metH gene encoding methionine synthase gives MFNHPIHEQLQKRILIIDGAMGTMLQNENLTYEDFGGEELDGCNENLVLTRPDVLGEIHRAYLDAGTDILCTNTFGGTPLVLNEYNLGNKAVEINTKAVEIALEAAREYSTPEWPRFVAGAIGPTTKTLSVTGGITFEELEENFYIQAKALVEAGADLLLLETSQDMLNVKAGTIAIRRVFDEVGKELPVMISGTIEPMGTTLAGQSIEAFYISIEHINPLSVGLNCATGPEFMTDHIRSLAELSNGYISCYPNAGLPDEEGCYHETPESLSKKLQGFAEKGWLNIVGGCCGTTPAHIAAIREAVKDLAPREPKRKTHGHVVSGIEPLQYDESMRPLFIGERTNVIGSRKFKNLIIEGKFEEAAEIARAQVKNGAHVIDICLANPDRDEVEDMKNFMQEVVKKVKVPLVIDSTDERVMEEALKFSQGKAIINSINLEDGEERFDAVMPLVKKYGAALVVGTIDEIGMAVTREKKLEVAMRSYKLLTEKWGMSPEDIIFDPLMFPVGTGDEQYLGAAEETIEGIRLIKEKLPNCLTVLGVSNVSFGLPPVGREVLNAVYLYHCTQAGLDYAIVNTEKLERYASIPEAEIKLANDLIFNTNDDTLAVFTDFYRDKKKEAATKELPATVEERLAYYILEGTKEGLIEDLNAALEIFETPLEVINGPLMAGMAEVGRLFNDNQLIVAEVLQSAGVMKAAVAHLEQFMEKGDSSASKGTMVLATVKGDVHDIGKNLVDIILSNNGYRVVDLGIKVTPAQLIDAVRKEKPDFIGLSGLLVKSAQQMVTTAQDFKEAGIDVPILVGGAALSRRFTETKIADQYDGPVIYSKDAMQGLEQANRLMNEGTRETLLAELRESREKRIEADAKRAARPAVAVAEKPVRTVEDANVFKPKDLLRHVKRNYAVSHLQPYVNMRTLIGHHLGLKGNLEQLLANQDERAIQLTTLVNNYLNSDLLSASGMYQFFPAHSDGDDVVVYSPEDQTIEIKRFTFPRQQVEPFLCLADFLKPVESGEMDYIALMVVTAGYGVSEKARELKEAGKFLESHALQATALELAEGFAERIHQEIRDQWGFPDATDFTMRDRFAAKYQGQRFSFGYPACPNLEDQEKLFDLLKPEDIGIQLTEGFMMEPEASVSAIVFAHPNARYFNV, from the coding sequence ATGTTTAATCACCCAATACATGAGCAATTACAAAAAAGAATATTAATCATCGATGGTGCTATGGGGACGATGCTTCAAAATGAAAATTTAACCTATGAGGATTTTGGTGGAGAAGAATTAGATGGCTGTAATGAAAACCTTGTTCTTACACGACCAGACGTTTTAGGGGAAATTCATCGGGCTTATTTAGATGCGGGCACGGATATTTTATGTACGAACACATTTGGCGGTACCCCCCTCGTATTAAATGAGTACAATCTTGGAAACAAGGCTGTTGAAATTAATACAAAAGCTGTAGAAATTGCATTAGAAGCGGCTCGTGAATATTCGACACCTGAATGGCCACGCTTTGTTGCGGGAGCGATAGGACCCACAACGAAAACATTATCTGTTACAGGTGGCATTACGTTTGAAGAGCTAGAGGAAAACTTTTATATACAAGCTAAGGCACTAGTTGAAGCAGGTGCTGATTTACTCCTTTTAGAAACCTCGCAAGATATGCTCAATGTAAAAGCTGGAACCATTGCAATTCGTCGAGTATTTGATGAAGTAGGAAAAGAGCTTCCAGTTATGATTTCAGGAACGATTGAGCCGATGGGAACGACACTTGCTGGACAATCAATTGAAGCTTTTTATATTTCAATCGAGCATATTAATCCATTATCAGTTGGTCTAAACTGTGCAACTGGTCCAGAATTTATGACAGATCATATTCGGTCATTAGCAGAGCTTTCCAATGGCTATATTAGCTGTTATCCGAATGCAGGTCTTCCGGATGAAGAAGGTTGTTACCACGAAACACCAGAATCCTTATCGAAAAAACTGCAAGGCTTTGCTGAAAAGGGCTGGCTAAATATAGTCGGTGGCTGCTGTGGGACGACACCTGCACATATCGCAGCAATCCGTGAAGCTGTAAAGGATTTAGCGCCGCGTGAACCAAAGAGAAAAACGCATGGCCATGTCGTATCGGGGATTGAGCCGCTACAATATGATGAGTCGATGCGCCCGCTTTTTATTGGTGAACGCACAAATGTAATTGGCTCACGTAAATTTAAAAACTTAATTATTGAAGGAAAGTTTGAGGAGGCAGCGGAAATTGCCCGTGCACAAGTAAAAAATGGTGCCCATGTCATTGATATTTGCTTGGCAAACCCAGACCGGGATGAAGTAGAGGATATGAAAAACTTCATGCAGGAAGTGGTAAAAAAGGTAAAGGTGCCTCTAGTAATTGACTCTACTGATGAGCGAGTTATGGAGGAGGCTCTAAAGTTTTCACAAGGGAAAGCGATTATTAACTCCATTAATCTAGAGGATGGTGAGGAACGCTTTGATGCGGTCATGCCTCTCGTAAAAAAATACGGTGCTGCCCTTGTTGTCGGGACGATCGATGAAATAGGAATGGCGGTTACCCGTGAGAAAAAGCTTGAAGTGGCAATGCGTTCTTATAAGTTGTTAACAGAAAAATGGGGTATGTCACCTGAGGATATTATTTTTGACCCACTGATGTTCCCTGTTGGTACAGGAGATGAACAATATCTTGGCGCGGCTGAAGAGACGATTGAAGGGATTCGCCTTATTAAAGAAAAGTTACCGAACTGTTTAACTGTGTTAGGCGTTAGTAATGTTTCATTTGGTTTACCGCCAGTAGGTCGTGAAGTACTTAATGCGGTATATTTATATCACTGTACACAGGCAGGGCTTGATTATGCCATTGTAAATACGGAAAAATTAGAGCGCTATGCTTCGATTCCTGAAGCAGAAATTAAATTGGCGAATGATTTAATTTTTAATACAAATGATGACACATTGGCTGTATTTACGGACTTTTACCGAGATAAGAAAAAAGAAGCAGCTACAAAGGAACTTCCGGCTACCGTTGAGGAGCGTCTTGCGTACTACATATTAGAAGGAACAAAGGAAGGGCTCATTGAGGACTTAAATGCAGCACTAGAAATTTTTGAAACGCCGTTGGAGGTTATTAACGGCCCGCTAATGGCTGGAATGGCGGAAGTTGGGCGCTTATTTAATGACAACCAATTAATCGTAGCAGAAGTACTACAAAGTGCTGGTGTGATGAAAGCTGCCGTTGCTCATTTAGAACAGTTTATGGAAAAGGGCGATTCTAGTGCAAGTAAAGGGACGATGGTACTTGCAACGGTTAAAGGAGATGTACATGACATTGGCAAAAACCTCGTCGATATTATTTTAAGTAATAACGGTTACCGGGTTGTCGATTTAGGTATTAAAGTAACGCCAGCCCAACTAATTGATGCAGTTCGTAAAGAAAAGCCTGATTTTATTGGACTTTCAGGATTGCTCGTAAAATCTGCTCAGCAAATGGTGACGACTGCCCAAGACTTTAAAGAGGCAGGAATTGATGTGCCAATTTTAGTTGGGGGCGCGGCATTATCTCGTCGTTTTACTGAAACAAAAATTGCTGATCAATATGATGGACCTGTAATTTATTCAAAGGATGCAATGCAAGGTCTCGAACAGGCAAATCGTTTAATGAATGAAGGAACACGTGAGACGCTATTAGCTGAACTACGTGAATCCCGTGAAAAGCGCATTGAGGCAGATGCGAAGCGTGCAGCTCGGCCGGCCGTTGCGGTTGCCGAAAAGCCAGTACGAACAGTCGAGGATGCAAATGTATTTAAACCAAAGGATTTGCTTCGTCATGTGAAGCGTAATTATGCGGTATCACACTTACAGCCTTATGTTAATATGCGTACATTAATTGGACATCACTTAGGACTCAAGGGCAATCTGGAACAGCTGTTAGCGAATCAAGATGAGCGTGCCATTCAATTAACTACACTAGTAAATAATTATTTAAATAGCGATCTATTATCCGCATCCGGCATGTATCAATTTTTCCCTGCCCATTCAGATGGGGATGATGTAGTCGTATATAGTCCAGAGGATCAAACAATAGAAATTAAACGTTTTACTTTCCCACGCCAGCAGGTTGAGCCGTTTTTATGCTTGGCAGACTTTTTAAAACCTGTTGAAAGTGGTGAAATGGATTATATCGCATTAATGGTTGTGACTGCTGGGTATGGTGTAAGTGAGAAGGCGCGAGAATTAAAAGAAGCAGGGAAGTTTTTAGAAAGCCATGCACTACAAGCTACAGCGTTAGAATTAGCGGAAGGATTTGCAGAGCGTATTCACCAGGAGATTCGTGATCAATGGGGCTTCCCAGATGCGACCGACTTTACGATGCGTGATCGATTCGCAGCAAAATATCAAGGGCAGCGTTTTAGCTTCGGCTACCCAGCATGTCCAAATTTAGAGGATCAAGAAAAGCTGTTTGACCTATTGAAGCCAGAAGATATTGGCATACAATTAACAGAAGGCTTTATGATGGAACCAGAGGCCAGTGTTTCTGCCATTGTGTTTGCGCATCCAAATGCCCGCTATTTTAATGTATAA
- a CDS encoding ATP-binding protein codes for MQTWYSIIPKSPMLSIYIWIIFCVMPFFFIIQSFSLWQIILGIVLILFYFLCHYFSFRAKNGVKYMWISFQMILNIIMTLMFGYVYLSLFTAFFIGNIRQSVGFYIMYGLHIGFTVLSIVGGYFIFLDLFLMQTPFIIINVLGVVLLPFTLYSRTRRENLEGELETARERISELTIHEERQRIARDLHDTLGQKLSMIGLKSDLAARLVEKNPQQAILEIKDIRQTASVALKEVRELVADMRTVRIEEELYRVEQILKAAQIKLRLHGDVTEIKMPTLTENVISMCLKEAVTNIVKHSKATICRIHFYQSDDEFKITIQDNGTGFERTNRLDGGNGLKGMQERIEFLNGTIEIENDEGTTVTMQIPLAITHQKGEK; via the coding sequence ATGCAAACTTGGTATAGTATCATCCCAAAAAGCCCGATGTTAAGTATATATATATGGATTATTTTTTGTGTAATGCCATTTTTCTTCATCATACAGTCTTTTTCACTGTGGCAAATCATTTTGGGAATAGTGTTAATATTATTTTATTTTTTATGTCATTATTTTTCATTCCGTGCTAAAAACGGTGTGAAGTATATGTGGATTAGCTTCCAAATGATTCTTAATATCATCATGACATTAATGTTTGGATACGTGTATTTATCGTTGTTTACGGCGTTTTTTATTGGTAATATTAGGCAATCGGTTGGATTTTATATTATGTATGGGTTACATATTGGTTTTACTGTACTTTCAATTGTAGGTGGATACTTCATTTTTCTTGATTTATTTTTAATGCAAACACCTTTCATCATCATTAATGTTCTAGGTGTTGTATTACTACCGTTTACGCTCTATTCAAGAACAAGACGAGAAAACTTAGAAGGCGAGCTAGAAACTGCCCGCGAACGAATTTCAGAATTGACGATACATGAGGAGCGCCAGCGTATTGCCCGTGATTTACACGATACACTTGGTCAAAAGTTATCAATGATTGGCTTGAAAAGTGATTTGGCTGCGCGATTAGTAGAGAAAAATCCACAGCAGGCCATATTAGAAATTAAAGATATTCGCCAAACTGCAAGTGTGGCCTTAAAAGAAGTACGGGAGCTTGTAGCGGATATGCGTACGGTACGCATTGAAGAAGAGCTTTACAGAGTGGAGCAAATTTTAAAGGCAGCACAAATAAAGCTTCGCCTACATGGTGATGTGACAGAAATTAAAATGCCCACTTTAACAGAAAACGTCATTAGCATGTGTTTAAAGGAAGCAGTTACGAATATCGTAAAGCACAGTAAAGCAACGATTTGTCGAATTCATTTTTATCAAAGTGATGATGAATTTAAAATAACCATTCAAGATAATGGAACAGGATTTGAACGGACAAACCGTTTAGATGGTGGTAATGGCTTAAAAGGTATGCAGGAACGTATTGAATTTTTAAATGGAACGATTGAAATTGAAAATGATGAAGGAACAACAGTGACGATGCAAATTCCATTGGCGATTACGCATCAAAAAGGAGAGAAATGA